One region of Demequina sp. TMPB413 genomic DNA includes:
- a CDS encoding serine/threonine-protein kinase, whose protein sequence is MQMQAGTTLGGRYVLRSLLAVGGMGEVWRGVDSELDRPVAVKVLKEEAQSNETFLKRFRNEAQNAAGLMHPNIAQVFDYGDQAGAAYLVMELVEGEPLSTVLERELTVDEHRLVRMMIGTCNGLHAAHQAQVMHRDIKPGNLLIEGEDHVKITDFGVSRSRDQTTLTATGMVMGTAQYLAPELALGKPATPASDLYALGIIAYEAVVGRRPFTASSPVDIAIAQVNDAVPPLPATVSPALAAVIMDLLEKNPRRRPRTALDLAEILAGLRLPTKAERAAREHGAPETISPRRTGRAPARVMPPSIAPARYRPRPDAPSKRQT, encoded by the coding sequence ATGCAGATGCAAGCGGGAACGACGCTGGGCGGTCGCTACGTGTTGCGCTCCCTTCTCGCCGTTGGCGGCATGGGCGAGGTGTGGCGAGGGGTCGACAGCGAGCTCGACCGGCCCGTCGCCGTCAAGGTGCTGAAGGAAGAGGCTCAAAGCAACGAGACCTTCCTCAAGCGCTTTCGCAACGAGGCACAGAACGCCGCGGGGCTCATGCACCCCAACATCGCTCAGGTCTTCGACTACGGCGACCAGGCTGGGGCCGCCTACCTCGTCATGGAACTGGTCGAGGGAGAACCGCTGTCGACCGTGCTGGAACGCGAGCTCACGGTGGATGAGCACCGGCTGGTCCGCATGATGATCGGCACCTGCAATGGTCTGCACGCGGCACACCAGGCCCAGGTGATGCACCGCGACATCAAGCCAGGCAACCTCCTGATCGAGGGTGAGGACCACGTCAAGATCACGGACTTTGGCGTGTCACGAAGCCGCGACCAGACCACGCTGACCGCGACCGGCATGGTGATGGGCACCGCCCAGTATTTGGCTCCCGAACTCGCCCTCGGCAAGCCAGCCACCCCAGCGTCGGATCTCTACGCTTTGGGAATCATCGCCTACGAAGCCGTGGTGGGCAGGCGACCCTTCACAGCGTCGTCCCCCGTCGACATCGCCATCGCCCAAGTGAACGATGCGGTGCCGCCGCTCCCGGCGACCGTCTCGCCCGCTTTGGCCGCGGTGATCATGGACCTCCTGGAGAAGAATCCGCGGCGCAGGCCACGCACTGCCCTCGATTTGGCCGAGATCCTGGCCGGGCTGCGGCTACCCACCAAGGCCGAGAGGGCCGCTCGCGAGCACGGCGCACCAGAGACCATCTCACCCAGAAGAACAGGCCGCGCACCCGCGCGCGTCATGCCCCCATCCATCGCTCCCGCGAGGTACAGACCGCGCCCCGACGCGCCGTCGAAACGGCAAACCTAG
- a CDS encoding DUF3662 and FHA domain-containing protein, with the protein MGVLDRFEKGVENVVQSAFAKTFRSGVKPVELSSALKRECDARAAVVDRQRTVVPNEYVLVLSPADMESVREWGDSALAHEFEDSLHDHADRQRYSFVGNVAVRFEEDADLATGRYAVHSRSTRGPAAPAGNRAPHSRYPLLDIDGKRYHLTGSSTVLGRGSEADIVVDDTGVSRQHIRLERTEYGTIVTDLGSTNGTFVEDQRIHEATLVDGNAITIGRTTILYWDGLPTDEDD; encoded by the coding sequence ATGGGTGTCCTTGATCGCTTCGAGAAGGGCGTCGAGAACGTGGTGCAGTCCGCGTTCGCCAAGACGTTCCGTTCAGGCGTGAAGCCGGTGGAATTGTCAAGCGCGCTCAAACGCGAATGCGACGCCAGGGCCGCTGTGGTCGACAGGCAACGCACGGTGGTTCCGAACGAGTACGTGCTGGTCCTCAGCCCTGCGGATATGGAGTCCGTGCGTGAATGGGGTGACTCCGCCCTCGCTCACGAGTTCGAGGACTCGCTCCATGATCATGCCGATCGCCAGCGCTACAGCTTTGTGGGCAACGTTGCCGTGCGCTTTGAAGAGGATGCGGACCTGGCCACCGGCCGCTATGCCGTCCACTCGCGCTCCACGCGCGGTCCTGCGGCGCCAGCAGGCAACCGCGCCCCGCACTCCCGCTATCCCCTGCTGGACATCGACGGAAAGCGCTACCACCTCACGGGCTCGTCCACCGTGCTGGGACGGGGCTCCGAGGCCGACATCGTCGTGGACGACACCGGAGTGAGCCGCCAGCACATCCGCCTCGAGCGCACCGAGTACGGCACCATCGTGACCGACCTGGGCTCCACCAACGGCACGTTCGTGGAGGATCAGCGCATCCACGAGGCCACGCTCGTCGACGGCAACGCCATCACCATCGGCCGCACCACCATCCTGTATTGGGATGGCCTGCCAACGGACGAGGACGACTGA
- a CDS encoding PP2C family serine/threonine-protein phosphatase, translating into MFLTLRFAARSDVGLVRADNQDSAFAGPHLLVVADGMGGAAGGDIASSLAVGRLAALEGEALGPDEALDQLKEAIAEAHADIVERAHNDPELSGLGTTVTAILRSGTSLAMAHIGDSRCYLLREGELDQVTSDHTFVQHLVDTGRLSLADAENHPKRNLVLRVLGDIDADVPVDISVREARLGDRWMLCSDGLSGVVSRSTIHQTMLEVEDAADCADALVSLALAAGAPDNVTCVIGDIVDVDSAASKAKPAPNQIVGSAARDRKRPTQGSTSSAGRAAKLSTAPAEEDEDEEHGKRWAHLRPWLLPFAALVAVVAGLWGAYAWSQTQYYVGVDGDEVAIYRGIPQSLGPISLHHVAESTNVSLDSLAPFERERVDSSIRTSDLGEARDIVASLEDDG; encoded by the coding sequence ATGTTCCTGACGCTGCGCTTCGCAGCGCGTTCCGATGTGGGATTGGTGCGCGCAGACAATCAAGACTCCGCCTTTGCAGGCCCTCACCTGTTGGTGGTCGCCGACGGTATGGGTGGCGCCGCTGGAGGGGACATCGCATCGTCCCTGGCGGTCGGTCGACTCGCCGCTCTCGAGGGTGAGGCGCTCGGTCCCGATGAGGCCCTCGACCAACTCAAGGAAGCCATCGCCGAGGCCCACGCGGACATCGTCGAGCGGGCGCACAACGACCCAGAACTGTCAGGCCTTGGCACCACGGTGACCGCGATCCTGCGCTCCGGAACGTCGCTGGCCATGGCACACATCGGCGATTCCCGCTGCTACTTGCTGCGCGAAGGGGAACTCGACCAGGTCACCTCAGACCACACCTTCGTGCAGCACCTGGTGGACACGGGACGCCTGTCGCTCGCCGACGCCGAGAACCACCCCAAGCGCAACCTCGTCCTGCGCGTGCTCGGCGACATCGACGCGGACGTCCCCGTCGACATCTCCGTGCGCGAGGCCCGCCTTGGCGACCGGTGGATGCTGTGCTCAGACGGGCTGTCGGGCGTGGTCTCCCGCAGCACCATTCACCAGACGATGCTCGAGGTCGAAGACGCGGCCGATTGCGCCGACGCCCTCGTCTCCCTCGCCCTTGCCGCAGGCGCCCCCGACAACGTGACGTGCGTCATCGGCGACATCGTCGACGTCGACTCTGCCGCCAGCAAGGCCAAGCCAGCCCCCAACCAGATCGTCGGCTCAGCGGCCCGGGACCGCAAGCGCCCTACCCAGGGATCGACGTCGTCGGCCGGCCGTGCCGCCAAGCTCTCCACCGCCCCGGCGGAGGAGGACGAGGACGAAGAGCACGGAAAGCGGTGGGCTCACCTGAGGCCATGGCTACTGCCGTTCGCCGCGCTCGTGGCCGTGGTCGCAGGGCTGTGGGGGGCCTACGCCTGGTCGCAGACCCAGTACTACGTGGGCGTCGACGGCGACGAGGTCGCCATCTATCGCGGCATTCCGCAGAGCCTTGGCCCCATCTCGCTGCACCACGTCGCCGAGTCGACGAATGTCTCGCTCGACTCCCTGGCCCCCTTCGAGCGCGAGCGCGTCGACTCCTCCATCCGCACGAGCGATCTTGGTGAAGCGCGCGACATCGTGGCGTCTCTCGAGGACGACGGCTAG
- a CDS encoding FtsW/RodA/SpoVE family cell cycle protein, with amino-acid sequence MATVLEVSIRVGRRSEAVLLAIACAIAIAARAFVDANAGPGIDGSLAAYAVAVVAIATAAHVVVRLKAPDADPVLLPAVFALNGLGLAMNRRIDFAYLDRGRETAFAETQTLWAVIGIVAALTIVAVLPDHRLLRRYTYTAGALGLVGLLLPLAPVIGREVNGARIWVSIFGRSLQPGEFAKIAFVVFFAGYLVSHRDTLALAGPKVLGIRLPRPRDLGPILIVWAAALLVQVAERDLGASLLFFGLFVAMLYVATQRISWVIVGVGLFAVGAVVAGTLFSHVGARYDAWLHALDGEVYDSGRSYQLVQGLFGMASGGLFGTGLGDGSPALVPYAESDFIMAALGEELGLTGFMAILALYLVVVQRALRAAIGVRDGFGKLVAAGLGFAMALQLFVVVGGVTRVIPLTGLTTPFLAYGGSSMIANWLAVSLLLRISDVARAGAADGARAAQVTA; translated from the coding sequence GTGGCCACGGTTCTCGAGGTCTCCATTCGCGTCGGGAGGCGATCGGAGGCCGTGCTGCTGGCCATCGCGTGCGCCATCGCGATCGCGGCCAGGGCCTTTGTCGACGCGAACGCCGGCCCGGGGATCGACGGCTCCCTTGCTGCGTATGCCGTGGCCGTGGTCGCCATCGCGACCGCCGCACACGTGGTGGTCCGCCTCAAGGCGCCCGACGCAGACCCCGTCCTCCTGCCAGCGGTCTTTGCGCTCAATGGGTTGGGCTTGGCGATGAATCGCCGCATCGATTTCGCCTATCTCGACAGGGGCCGTGAGACGGCCTTCGCCGAGACCCAAACCCTCTGGGCGGTCATCGGCATTGTGGCGGCGCTGACGATCGTCGCCGTGCTTCCCGACCACCGCTTGCTGCGCCGCTACACCTACACGGCCGGCGCGCTCGGCCTCGTGGGCTTGCTGCTCCCGCTTGCGCCCGTGATCGGCCGTGAGGTCAACGGCGCGCGCATCTGGGTGTCGATCTTTGGCCGCTCGCTGCAGCCTGGCGAGTTTGCCAAGATCGCCTTCGTCGTCTTTTTCGCGGGGTACCTGGTGTCACACAGGGACACGCTGGCGCTCGCCGGACCCAAGGTGCTCGGCATCCGCCTGCCGCGCCCGCGCGACCTTGGCCCCATCCTCATCGTCTGGGCCGCGGCCCTGCTGGTCCAGGTGGCGGAGCGCGACCTGGGCGCCTCCCTCCTGTTCTTTGGACTCTTCGTCGCGATGCTCTACGTCGCGACCCAGCGGATCTCCTGGGTGATCGTCGGCGTCGGCCTGTTTGCCGTCGGCGCCGTCGTGGCGGGGACGCTGTTCTCTCACGTGGGCGCGCGCTACGACGCGTGGCTGCACGCTCTCGACGGGGAGGTCTACGACTCCGGAAGGTCCTACCAATTGGTGCAAGGCCTGTTCGGCATGGCCTCCGGAGGGCTCTTCGGCACCGGCCTTGGTGACGGCTCCCCCGCGCTCGTGCCGTATGCGGAGTCGGACTTCATCATGGCCGCGCTCGGTGAGGAGCTTGGGCTCACCGGCTTCATGGCGATTCTTGCCCTCTACCTGGTGGTGGTGCAGCGGGCCTTGCGCGCAGCGATCGGCGTGCGCGACGGCTTCGGCAAACTCGTGGCCGCCGGTCTCGGGTTCGCGATGGCGCTGCAACTCTTCGTGGTCGTCGGCGGCGTGACTCGGGTCATCCCGTTGACGGGACTGACCACGCCCTTCCTCGCCTACGGCGGCTCCTCGATGATCGCGAACTGGCTGGCCGTTTCCCTGCTCTTGCGCATCTCGGACGTGGCGCGGGCGGGGGCGGCCGACGGCGCACGCGCGGCGCAGGTGACCGCATGA
- a CDS encoding polyprenyl synthetase family protein — protein sequence MTALLTTDALQDYVSERLGAVQAALDDHVIAATAELPAAGPDYRNLWQTLGVQFGGGKNLRPSLTLAAYAGLGGEDDEAILPVAAAMEMLHLAMLVHDDVLDHDEVRRGRANVAGTRRAELANSRLSPTQVDDHVLAAALLGGDLALSSAYDLISRAPLPAHHRLACLDLVTRAIRTTIAGELLDMYGDLIDPAEANSLLVAELKTATYSCVVPLRAGAQLAGADPTMVSHMERLGASLGLSFQLVDDDLGVFGDPAVTGKSVLSDLRAGKRTELLRLGFHATDDAGRQVLREAVGNPELDEDGAAAVRAILVDSGARDRSLKVARQHARIARRIASERISKPLSGYLIGLIDSLEERSS from the coding sequence ATGACCGCGCTGCTGACCACCGACGCCCTGCAGGACTACGTCTCCGAGCGCCTCGGCGCGGTTCAGGCCGCCCTTGATGACCATGTGATCGCGGCGACAGCCGAGCTCCCGGCGGCCGGTCCCGACTATCGCAACCTGTGGCAGACGCTCGGCGTCCAGTTCGGCGGCGGCAAGAATCTGCGGCCCTCCCTCACCCTTGCCGCGTACGCCGGGCTCGGGGGGGAGGACGACGAGGCAATCCTGCCGGTAGCCGCGGCCATGGAGATGCTGCACCTCGCGATGCTGGTCCACGACGACGTCTTGGACCACGACGAGGTGCGCAGGGGCCGCGCCAACGTGGCAGGAACGAGGCGCGCGGAGCTCGCGAACTCCCGGCTCAGCCCCACGCAGGTGGACGACCACGTGCTGGCCGCAGCGTTGCTCGGTGGAGACCTCGCACTGTCTTCCGCCTACGACCTGATCTCGCGAGCGCCCCTGCCTGCGCACCATCGGCTCGCGTGTCTCGACCTGGTGACCAGGGCCATCCGCACCACCATCGCGGGTGAGCTGCTGGACATGTACGGCGACCTGATCGACCCTGCCGAGGCGAACTCACTGCTCGTGGCAGAGCTCAAGACGGCGACCTACTCATGCGTGGTGCCGCTTCGGGCAGGGGCACAACTCGCCGGCGCAGACCCCACCATGGTGAGCCACATGGAACGACTGGGCGCCTCGCTCGGCTTGTCCTTCCAGTTGGTTGACGATGACCTCGGTGTGTTCGGTGACCCCGCCGTCACGGGCAAGTCGGTGCTGTCTGACTTGCGAGCTGGCAAGCGGACCGAGTTGCTGCGGTTGGGATTCCACGCGACGGACGACGCCGGACGCCAGGTCTTGCGCGAAGCCGTGGGTAACCCTGAACTCGACGAGGACGGCGCTGCGGCGGTGCGCGCCATACTGGTGGATTCGGGCGCGAGGGACCGCTCCCTCAAGGTGGCCCGCCAGCACGCCAGAATCGCGCGTCGCATCGCGTCGGAGCGCATCTCTAAGCCACTGTCCGGCTACCTCATTGGCCTGATCGACTCGCTCGAGGAGCGCTCGTCGTGA
- the pknB gene encoding Stk1 family PASTA domain-containing Ser/Thr kinase, which translates to MMNDEPQLLAGRYEVGDLIGRGGMAEVHIGYDTRLGRNVAIKILRADLARDPSFQTRFRREAQAAAGLNHPSIVAVYDTGEDHRRNEQGAIQAVPFIVMEYVEGHTVRDILKGDVAAPIDEAVEITQGVLSGLDYAHHAGLVHRDIKPANVMLTPTGAVKVMDFGIARALADVGQTMTQTQAVVGTAQYLSPEQARGENVDARSDLYSTGCLLFELLTGRPPFMGDSPVSVAYQHVREEAPRPSQFASDVPAELDAVVAKALQKDRNARYSSAQEFSADLQRAMGGSPAPTTGATAVGSAAWGVGAAGVAAAGAAAAGSDHDFTPGTDATSIMPGEPAPRPHPPTTGATAVMPASAGWGAVMGGPPGPPPSVSPPVTGTIVTDDELVEDDSRKRLMIQIGIAAAAVIGLILVIWALFSMLGNEGGEPEPTAELVTIPILEGVDRDTAQTRLEALGLTPVFEEELSEEIESGRVIRTDPESGEKVDPATDPEVTVYLSSGPDEIEVPEVRGMTQEDAVTALEDAGLEVSTVEPDHDPDIAADRASKTEPAAGTVVPVDTGITLYISDGKVELPELRGKTEGEAQQLLVELGLIGNLQDVETTEVDPGTVFEQDPLPGLVDQGSTVTIKVAKAPTTVEVPNVVGSSQAQAMSALNNVGLKSSVTEENHLTVPAGQVISQNPSGGIKVAIGTTVNLVVSKGPLPVTTEPAPPGP; encoded by the coding sequence ATGATGAACGACGAACCACAGCTCCTAGCGGGCCGATACGAGGTCGGCGACCTCATCGGTCGCGGCGGGATGGCCGAGGTACACATCGGCTATGACACGCGCCTCGGCCGCAACGTCGCCATCAAGATCCTGCGCGCCGACCTCGCGCGTGACCCATCCTTCCAGACGCGTTTCCGCCGCGAGGCGCAAGCGGCCGCCGGGCTCAACCATCCGTCGATCGTTGCGGTATACGACACCGGCGAAGACCACCGGCGCAACGAACAGGGCGCCATCCAGGCCGTCCCCTTCATCGTCATGGAGTACGTCGAGGGCCACACCGTCCGCGACATCCTCAAGGGCGACGTCGCTGCGCCCATCGATGAGGCCGTCGAGATCACCCAGGGGGTCCTGTCCGGCCTCGACTACGCGCACCACGCTGGGCTCGTGCACCGCGACATCAAGCCAGCCAACGTGATGCTGACGCCCACCGGCGCGGTCAAGGTCATGGACTTCGGGATCGCCCGCGCCCTCGCCGACGTCGGGCAGACGATGACGCAGACGCAAGCCGTCGTCGGCACGGCCCAGTACCTCTCCCCAGAGCAGGCGCGCGGCGAGAACGTCGACGCCAGGTCAGACCTGTACTCGACTGGTTGCCTCCTCTTTGAACTCCTGACGGGCAGGCCTCCTTTTATGGGCGACTCGCCCGTGTCGGTCGCGTACCAGCACGTGCGCGAAGAGGCGCCCAGGCCTTCTCAGTTCGCTTCTGACGTGCCGGCGGAGCTCGACGCCGTGGTCGCCAAGGCCCTTCAGAAGGATCGCAACGCGAGGTACTCCTCGGCACAGGAGTTCTCGGCCGACCTTCAGCGCGCGATGGGCGGGAGCCCAGCCCCCACCACGGGTGCCACCGCCGTTGGCTCCGCCGCGTGGGGCGTCGGCGCCGCTGGCGTTGCTGCCGCGGGGGCCGCCGCCGCTGGCTCCGACCACGACTTCACTCCTGGCACGGACGCGACGTCCATCATGCCCGGCGAGCCAGCTCCGCGGCCGCATCCCCCGACGACGGGCGCCACGGCGGTCATGCCTGCTTCGGCTGGCTGGGGAGCCGTCATGGGCGGCCCCCCAGGGCCTCCTCCATCGGTGTCGCCTCCTGTGACGGGAACGATCGTCACTGACGACGAGCTGGTGGAGGATGACTCTCGCAAGCGGCTGATGATTCAGATCGGCATCGCCGCTGCTGCTGTGATCGGCCTGATTCTGGTGATTTGGGCACTGTTCTCGATGCTCGGCAATGAGGGTGGCGAGCCTGAACCCACGGCGGAACTCGTCACGATCCCGATTCTCGAAGGCGTCGATCGCGACACCGCCCAGACCCGACTCGAGGCCCTTGGCCTGACACCAGTGTTCGAAGAAGAATTGTCAGAAGAGATCGAGTCAGGTCGCGTGATTCGCACCGACCCTGAGTCCGGCGAGAAGGTGGACCCTGCCACCGACCCAGAGGTCACCGTCTACCTCTCGAGCGGCCCAGACGAGATCGAGGTGCCGGAGGTTCGCGGCATGACTCAAGAGGATGCGGTCACCGCTCTCGAGGACGCGGGGCTCGAGGTATCCACCGTCGAACCAGATCACGACCCCGACATCGCTGCCGACCGCGCCTCCAAGACGGAACCCGCCGCTGGGACCGTTGTTCCCGTCGACACGGGCATCACGCTGTACATCTCCGATGGCAAGGTGGAGTTGCCCGAACTGCGCGGCAAGACCGAAGGCGAGGCTCAACAACTCCTCGTGGAGCTCGGACTGATCGGAAACCTTCAAGACGTCGAGACGACCGAAGTGGACCCCGGCACCGTGTTCGAGCAGGACCCGCTGCCTGGCCTGGTCGACCAGGGCTCCACGGTGACCATCAAGGTTGCCAAGGCGCCCACCACAGTCGAAGTTCCCAACGTTGTCGGAAGCTCTCAGGCGCAGGCCATGAGCGCCCTGAATAATGTGGGGCTCAAGAGCAGCGTGACGGAAGAGAACCACCTCACAGTGCCCGCTGGCCAGGTCATCTCCCAGAACCCCTCTGGTGGCATCAAGGTCGCGATCGGCACCACCGTGAACCTCGTGGTGTCGAAGGGGCCGCTTCCGGTAACGACGGAGCCGGCACCCCCGGGCCCTTAG
- a CDS encoding FHA domain-containing protein — MSQLSISLLRMGFLVLLWAMVLVAIAVLRSDLYGTRVTSRGKGRKNRREHGGRANKRAAPSRASTGVRAGTISTQAPAAAHLAITSGTLKGTTVPLGAAPILIGRAATCTVVIEDDFLSARHCRIFPEDGKWLVEDLGSTNGTFLGNQKVEDPVPFSIGERVRIGATTLELRA; from the coding sequence ATGAGTCAGTTGTCCATCTCCCTTCTGCGGATGGGCTTCTTGGTCCTGCTGTGGGCGATGGTGCTGGTGGCCATCGCCGTGTTGCGTTCCGACCTCTACGGCACGCGCGTGACCTCGCGCGGCAAAGGCAGAAAGAACCGGCGCGAGCACGGTGGCCGCGCGAACAAGCGCGCCGCGCCGTCGCGGGCTAGCACTGGAGTGAGGGCCGGGACCATTTCGACTCAGGCGCCCGCCGCGGCTCACCTGGCCATCACGTCGGGAACGCTCAAGGGGACGACGGTGCCGCTGGGGGCCGCTCCCATCTTGATTGGCCGCGCGGCAACCTGCACAGTGGTGATCGAGGACGACTTCCTCTCCGCCAGGCATTGCCGCATCTTCCCTGAAGACGGCAAGTGGCTGGTGGAGGACCTGGGGTCTACCAATGGCACATTCCTTGGCAACCAGAAAGTCGAGGACCCCGTCCCGTTCTCGATAGGAGAACGCGTGCGCATCGGCGCGACCACCTTGGAATTGAGGGCCTGA
- a CDS encoding penicillin-binding protein 2, whose amino-acid sequence MNEPIRRLSVVTLLLFLTLMVAASWVQFAKAGELGEDPRNVRTLYRQFGSFRGPIIVDGQSIVSSVPVDDPFNYQRIYADGPLYAPVTGYYSIGPGRSGLEATENALLDGSADALFWTRLGELFAGQEQEGASVELTLDADVQRAAYDALAGKSGAVVALDPRTGAILAMVSTPTYDPAALAVHSSSEANRLYEALLADQTDPLFNRAIGGDTYAPGSTFKLVVAAAALESGYTPETLIYAPQELTLPGTTATISNYGGSRCGPTDNITLAEALRVSCNTAFADLAMRLGWGVIERTAAKFGWGEQLEIPLDVTPSRLPDNPNEPQVAQSGIGQFDVRATPLQMAMVAAAIANDGVLMKPYLVSTVRDPDLRVIEHTSPEELSSALSRDAAGALNAMMQGVVANGTGSNAQISGVSVAGKTGTAETGTDAAPHTWFVAFAPADDPVVAVAVLVENGGDLGSEATGGKVAAPIAKAVIQAAIASAAGGS is encoded by the coding sequence ATGAACGAGCCGATCCGCCGCCTGTCAGTCGTCACCCTGCTGCTGTTTCTCACGCTCATGGTCGCCGCATCGTGGGTGCAGTTTGCGAAGGCCGGCGAGCTGGGCGAAGACCCTCGCAACGTCCGCACGCTGTATCGCCAATTCGGGTCCTTCAGGGGTCCGATTATCGTGGACGGTCAATCGATCGTCAGCTCGGTGCCTGTGGATGATCCCTTCAACTACCAGCGCATTTATGCCGACGGGCCGCTGTACGCGCCCGTCACGGGCTACTACTCGATCGGCCCTGGTCGCTCGGGTCTTGAGGCGACGGAGAACGCGCTTCTCGACGGCAGCGCCGACGCTCTGTTCTGGACGCGCCTCGGCGAACTCTTCGCTGGCCAAGAGCAAGAAGGCGCCTCTGTCGAGTTGACGCTCGACGCCGACGTTCAAAGGGCGGCGTACGACGCTTTGGCTGGCAAGAGTGGCGCCGTCGTCGCGCTCGACCCGCGAACAGGGGCGATCCTCGCGATGGTGTCGACGCCCACGTACGACCCCGCCGCACTCGCCGTGCACTCGTCGTCGGAGGCCAATCGCCTGTACGAGGCGCTGCTGGCCGATCAGACGGACCCTCTGTTCAACAGGGCCATCGGCGGCGACACGTATGCGCCTGGGTCGACCTTCAAGCTAGTGGTCGCCGCCGCGGCGCTCGAGTCTGGGTACACGCCGGAGACCCTCATCTACGCTCCTCAAGAGCTCACGCTTCCCGGCACCACCGCGACTATCAGCAACTACGGCGGCAGTCGGTGCGGCCCCACCGACAACATCACTCTTGCCGAGGCACTCAGGGTTTCGTGCAACACCGCATTCGCCGACCTGGCGATGCGGCTGGGATGGGGAGTCATCGAACGCACGGCCGCCAAGTTCGGCTGGGGCGAGCAGCTTGAGATCCCGCTCGACGTGACACCCTCGCGACTCCCCGACAACCCCAACGAGCCTCAAGTGGCCCAGTCGGGCATCGGCCAGTTCGACGTCCGCGCGACACCACTCCAAATGGCGATGGTCGCGGCTGCCATCGCCAACGACGGCGTGCTCATGAAGCCCTACTTGGTCTCCACGGTGCGCGACCCAGACCTGCGCGTGATCGAGCACACCTCGCCTGAAGAACTCTCTTCCGCACTCAGCAGGGACGCCGCGGGCGCCCTCAACGCGATGATGCAAGGAGTGGTTGCGAACGGAACGGGAAGCAACGCGCAGATCAGCGGCGTAAGCGTCGCGGGAAAGACAGGAACGGCCGAAACCGGCACGGACGCGGCGCCGCACACTTGGTTCGTGGCCTTCGCCCCCGCCGACGACCCGGTGGTGGCCGTGGCCGTCTTGGTTGAGAATGGTGGGGACCTCGGTAGCGAGGCCACGGGCGGCAAGGTCGCCGCCCCGATTGCGAAGGCCGTCATCCAGGCTGCGATCGCTAGCGCAGCAGGGGGGAGCTGA
- a CDS encoding flagellar assembly protein FliW has product MSVAVALDGARSELRELPDELTFVEAPPGMAGLRRFDLTSLDEAGFLFALRSLEQPGVRLFVIPPRAYFPGYAPEVSASVREALDMAADAQPVMLAVVHPGGDDVTTANLLAPIVVNPATGAAAQVVLDGDEWPLRAPLGAGSDEA; this is encoded by the coding sequence ATGAGCGTTGCCGTCGCGCTTGACGGGGCACGCAGCGAGTTGCGGGAACTGCCCGACGAACTGACCTTTGTCGAGGCGCCTCCTGGCATGGCCGGGCTGAGGCGCTTTGACCTCACGTCTCTTGACGAGGCGGGCTTCCTGTTCGCCTTGCGTAGTCTCGAGCAGCCTGGCGTGCGACTCTTTGTGATCCCTCCTCGCGCCTACTTCCCCGGCTACGCCCCGGAGGTTTCCGCGTCGGTGCGCGAGGCGCTCGACATGGCGGCCGACGCACAGCCGGTGATGCTCGCCGTGGTTCACCCAGGTGGGGACGACGTCACGACGGCCAATCTGTTGGCGCCCATCGTGGTCAACCCGGCGACGGGCGCGGCCGCTCAAGTGGTGCTCGACGGCGACGAGTGGCCACTGCGCGCGCCCCTCGGGGCGGGGTCAGACGAGGCGTAG